A genomic region of Helicoverpa armigera isolate CAAS_96S chromosome 31, ASM3070526v1, whole genome shotgun sequence contains the following coding sequences:
- the LOC126054368 gene encoding protein LSM12, translating to MSTVVSDCFTIGSIVATRTCYNESIEGEVLAFDPQTKMLILKCPSSSGNPKRHDVNIVNLSLVSDVQIKREVTTAPEPPQSLNLHRLNTRVRNSIENKRRLVSALSACLDPEGQRLFMAIARVIDDVSWAGQNIRVYNEVIITPPYKVDNVIGEKDSKPYNYIKKFVERHWRDHRDHAGPNSSQHQ from the exons ATGTCCACTGTCGTGTCGGACTGCTTTACAATCGGCAGCATAGTTGCTACGCGAACATGTTACAACGAAAGTATCGAAGGAGAGGTTCTAGCGTTTGATCCGCAGACTAAGATGCTGATACTCAAATGTCCATCTTCGAGCGGTAATCCCAAACGCCACGACGTTAACATTGTGAATCTATCGTTGGTTAGTGACGTGCAAATCAAAAGAGAGGTGACCACGGCGCCCGAGCCTCCACAATCCCTCAATCTTCACAGATTAAACACACGAGTTCGAAATTCAATAGAGAATAAGAGAAGATTA GTATCAGCACTCTCAGCATGCCTAGACCCTGAGGGGCAGCGCCTGTTCATGGCGATCGCTCGCGTTATAGACGACGTCTCCTGGGCCGGACAGAACATCCGAGTATATAACGAAGTTATTATCACACCTCCTTATAAG GTCGACAACGTAATAGGCGAGAAAGATTCCAAaccttataattatataaagaaATTCGTAGAGCGGCACTGGCGTGATCATCGCGACCACGCGGGCCCCAACTCGAGCCAACACCAGTAG
- the LOC110381242 gene encoding BCL2/adenovirus E1B 19 kDa protein-interacting protein 3 isoform X1: protein MAMEPLTTVPVDELESWVELNSGGGLAAVENEYIRLLREAQRESRDSSVRHSRASSVKGSPKSPPNSPNLEPSTEDELKGVYINCWRDDSNDWVWEWSSRPDQLPPKDWRFKHPTSARGPPSATSSIEVLEQQLAAPVMQQSHCLSVRRTCLFSRGAIAAVLLTNVVSLLLGAGIGMWLSKRGLLPPRLIVLN from the exons AATCGTGGGTGGAACTCAACTCGGGCGGCGGACTGGCCGCTGTCGAGAACGAGTACATCAGACTCCTGAGGGAGGCACAGAGGGAGAGCCGCGACTCCTCCGTCAGGCACTCGCGCGCGTCCAGCGTTAAAGGCAG TCCAAAGTCTCCGCCTAACAGTCCGAACTTGGAGCCTTCCACTGAAGATGAGCTGAAGGGAGTCTACATTAACTGCTGGAGA GATGACTCCAACGACTGGGTGTGGGAATGGAGCAGTAGACCCGACCAGCTTCCTCCTAA GGACTGGCGGTTTAAGCACCCCACAAGCGCTCGCGGTCCACCATCAGCCACCTCCTCCATTGAGGTCTTGGAGCAGCAACTAGCTGCGCCTGTTATGCAGCAG AGTCATTGCCTGTCAGTCCGTCGCACTTGCCTGTTCAGCCGCGGCGCCATCGCGGCCGTACTACTCACGAACGTCGTCTCGCTACTGCTCGGCGCTGGCATCGG GATGTGGCTGAGCAAGCGAGGTCTGTTGCCGCCCCGGCTCATAGTGCTCAACTAA
- the LOC110381242 gene encoding BCL2/adenovirus E1B 19 kDa protein-interacting protein 3 isoform X2 codes for MTTRKLNTIEDLSESWVELNSGGGLAAVENEYIRLLREAQRESRDSSVRHSRASSVKGSPKSPPNSPNLEPSTEDELKGVYINCWRDDSNDWVWEWSSRPDQLPPKDWRFKHPTSARGPPSATSSIEVLEQQLAAPVMQQSHCLSVRRTCLFSRGAIAAVLLTNVVSLLLGAGIGMWLSKRGLLPPRLIVLN; via the exons AATCGTGGGTGGAACTCAACTCGGGCGGCGGACTGGCCGCTGTCGAGAACGAGTACATCAGACTCCTGAGGGAGGCACAGAGGGAGAGCCGCGACTCCTCCGTCAGGCACTCGCGCGCGTCCAGCGTTAAAGGCAG TCCAAAGTCTCCGCCTAACAGTCCGAACTTGGAGCCTTCCACTGAAGATGAGCTGAAGGGAGTCTACATTAACTGCTGGAGA GATGACTCCAACGACTGGGTGTGGGAATGGAGCAGTAGACCCGACCAGCTTCCTCCTAA GGACTGGCGGTTTAAGCACCCCACAAGCGCTCGCGGTCCACCATCAGCCACCTCCTCCATTGAGGTCTTGGAGCAGCAACTAGCTGCGCCTGTTATGCAGCAG AGTCATTGCCTGTCAGTCCGTCGCACTTGCCTGTTCAGCCGCGGCGCCATCGCGGCCGTACTACTCACGAACGTCGTCTCGCTACTGCTCGGCGCTGGCATCGG GATGTGGCTGAGCAAGCGAGGTCTGTTGCCGCCCCGGCTCATAGTGCTCAACTAA